A region from the Nostoc sp. HK-01 genome encodes:
- a CDS encoding peptidase U61 LD-carboxypeptidase A, with protein sequence MKRRTFITTCGLTTLAAQLPLVQAQGKLSPSTILKPPRLQPGDTVGLVSPAGVIDAEDLANAQRSLTQLGLKIKLGNHLLDRYGYLAGTDVNRAQDVNMMFADNSVTAILTMRGGWGCNRILPLLNYAQIRSHPKIIMGFSDITALVLAIYARSRVITFHGANATSTWNDFTTNYAKRILFDGEAVTMQNLQTEDVQFETISSGKATGKLIGGNLSVLAAMVGSPYLPAWYKSILFVEDVREDVYRIDRMLTQLKNAGILNQISGFIFGRCTDCSLGDEPSFKLTQVLRDHIIPLKIPAWYGSMIGHIKDKFTLPIGLNVEIDADAGTIKMLESAVS encoded by the coding sequence TTGAAACGACGCACATTTATTACAACCTGTGGTTTGACAACCTTAGCAGCGCAGCTACCTCTAGTTCAAGCTCAAGGTAAGCTGTCGCCAAGTACCATCCTCAAACCACCTAGACTACAACCAGGAGACACAGTAGGACTAGTTTCGCCGGCTGGTGTCATTGACGCAGAAGATTTAGCTAACGCCCAGCGATCGCTCACCCAATTAGGCTTAAAAATTAAATTAGGAAACCATCTCTTAGACAGGTACGGTTATTTAGCTGGGACAGATGTTAACCGCGCACAGGATGTAAACATGATGTTTGCAGATAATTCCGTCACAGCTATTTTGACTATGCGCGGTGGTTGGGGTTGCAATCGCATTTTACCATTACTCAACTATGCCCAAATTCGCTCTCATCCCAAAATTATTATGGGATTCAGCGATATCACTGCTTTAGTGTTAGCGATTTATGCTCGTAGTCGAGTCATTACTTTTCATGGCGCAAATGCCACATCTACCTGGAATGACTTTACAACAAATTACGCCAAGCGCATCTTATTTGATGGCGAAGCAGTAACAATGCAAAATCTCCAAACCGAAGATGTCCAATTTGAGACTATTTCATCGGGAAAAGCCACAGGTAAACTCATAGGTGGTAACTTGTCAGTTCTCGCCGCAATGGTGGGTTCACCTTATCTACCTGCTTGGTACAAAAGCATTTTATTTGTGGAAGATGTTAGAGAAGATGTTTACCGCATAGACCGCATGTTAACTCAGCTAAAAAACGCTGGAATTCTCAATCAAATTTCCGGCTTTATTTTTGGCAGATGTACTGATTGTAGCCTTGGCGATGAACCATCTTTTAAATTAACTCAAGTATTACGTGACCATATAATTCCCTTAAAAATTCCGGCTTGGTATGGTTCAATGATTGGTCATATCAAAGATAAATTTACATTACCCATTGGTTTGAATGTCGAAATAGATGCCGATGCTGGAACAATTAAAATGCTGGAGTCGGCTGTTTCTTAA
- a CDS encoding steroid delta-5-3-ketosteroid isomerase yields the protein MPSTAIETVIAAYFTNITAMNPEGWIENFAEDAVSHDPVGEPPVKIQEDYHQFIGQLQAVFTKLAATTEHIFVAGTEAAVKWTMEGVSKTGKSVSFEGITIFEINKDGKIQTTRAYWNPNLLVAQLRG from the coding sequence ATGCCAAGCACCGCCATTGAAACAGTTATTGCTGCCTACTTTACCAACATTACTGCAATGAATCCAGAAGGCTGGATAGAGAATTTTGCGGAAGATGCGGTGAGTCATGATCCGGTTGGTGAACCTCCAGTCAAAATTCAAGAAGATTATCACCAGTTTATCGGGCAATTGCAAGCTGTATTTACAAAATTAGCCGCGACAACTGAACATATTTTTGTAGCTGGTACTGAAGCAGCCGTCAAGTGGACAATGGAAGGAGTTAGTAAGACAGGTAAATCAGTCAGCTTTGAGGGAATCACAATTTTTGAGATTAACAAAGACGGAAAAATTCAAACAACCCGCGCTTATTGGAACCCTAATCTCTTGGTAGCGCAATTGCGCGGTTAA
- a CDS encoding serine/threonine protein kinase with Chase2 sensor, with protein sequence MISGILQYLRTALTQNQDYRDTLTKIHWWRMVVVTSVGVTTLVWGMRELKWLQPWELKAYDQMLRSRPSESPDPRLLLVKITEEDLAQVKWPLSDAIINQLLTKLESDQPRVIGLNLYRQNQTNLAAGITNKNNIITTCLLSSKDRSEIPPPPNFPGDNISYNDLIPDNQEDQIVRRSLLFAEPSNNSKCATQFSFAALIAISYLEKQGINVDFTEKHNFHLGKITFSTLTPNSGGYIGLDAAGYQILLNYRHPHRLTQEVTLSQVLNGQVNPNWIKDKLVIIGTTAASVHPGVYTPYSASPDHPARTSTVFIHAQIASQILSTVLDGRPLIWYWPDWLEVTWVLAWSLLGSLLGWRLRHPVMLLVVGCLTLAGLVAICVGLFLLAGWIPLIPPAIAFLFSSVGMLVYSTYRTQQQTKLIIQQVEQQQEAIAQLSILLKETTAATEATKIRDQHIHSASIIYQPEKRTGDLLLGGRYHISRVLGAGGFGRTYLAQDTQRPGNPTCVVKQLMPARRDTKFLEVARRLFNTEAEILEALGKHPQIPALLAYFEDQQEFYLVEEYIPGHTLHEELAPVHGAKNETFVIEMLKSVLEVLAFVHEHRVIHRDIKPHNIIRSNQDNRLVLIDFGAVKLMHPPTSEQTELATVAIGTRGYAPPEQFAGHPRLSSDIYALGMMGIQAMTGILPQELQPDPETGNVMWQHTVQVSAELGMILDKMVRYHFSDRYQSAAAVLQDLNQISDKK encoded by the coding sequence GTGATTAGTGGAATATTACAATATCTGCGAACTGCATTAACCCAAAATCAAGATTATCGTGACACCTTGACCAAGATTCACTGGTGGCGAATGGTTGTGGTAACAAGTGTGGGGGTCACAACTTTGGTGTGGGGAATGCGGGAACTGAAATGGTTGCAACCTTGGGAGTTAAAAGCTTATGACCAAATGTTGCGATCGCGTCCTTCAGAATCACCCGATCCTCGGCTTTTACTGGTTAAAATCACAGAAGAGGATTTGGCGCAAGTCAAATGGCCGTTATCTGATGCCATAATCAATCAATTATTAACAAAACTTGAGTCTGATCAACCGCGTGTTATTGGTCTGAATCTCTACCGCCAAAATCAAACCAATCTGGCGGCTGGTATTACTAATAAAAATAACATTATTACTACTTGTTTATTAAGCAGCAAAGATAGATCAGAAATTCCTCCTCCACCGAATTTTCCTGGAGATAATATTAGCTATAACGATTTAATTCCTGATAATCAAGAAGACCAAATTGTGCGCCGGAGTTTGTTATTTGCCGAGCCTAGTAATAATAGTAAATGTGCAACACAATTTTCATTTGCGGCTTTAATTGCCATTAGTTATTTAGAAAAACAAGGGATAAATGTAGATTTTACCGAAAAACACAATTTTCATCTTGGTAAAATTACTTTTTCAACTCTCACACCTAATTCTGGTGGCTATATCGGCTTAGATGCTGCTGGTTATCAAATATTATTAAATTACCGCCATCCTCATCGCCTCACACAAGAAGTCACTCTTTCACAAGTTCTCAACGGTCAAGTTAATCCCAACTGGATTAAAGACAAGTTAGTAATTATTGGCACTACAGCCGCTAGTGTTCATCCTGGCGTGTATACTCCCTACAGTGCTTCTCCAGACCATCCAGCTAGAACATCAACTGTATTTATTCATGCACAAATAGCCAGTCAAATTCTTAGTACCGTTTTGGATGGTAGACCATTGATTTGGTACTGGCCTGATTGGCTGGAAGTAACATGGGTCTTGGCTTGGTCATTACTGGGTAGTCTTTTAGGCTGGCGGCTGCGACATCCTGTTATGCTGCTAGTGGTGGGATGTCTAACCCTAGCTGGTTTAGTGGCAATTTGTGTTGGTTTATTTCTCTTAGCTGGCTGGATACCGCTGATTCCCCCGGCGATCGCATTTTTGTTTAGTAGTGTGGGGATGCTGGTCTATAGTACATACCGCACTCAACAGCAAACAAAGTTAATTATTCAGCAAGTTGAACAACAACAAGAAGCGATCGCTCAATTAAGTATTCTCTTAAAAGAAACTACCGCTGCAACAGAAGCAACAAAAATTCGTGACCAACATATTCACTCTGCGTCAATAATTTATCAACCAGAAAAAAGAACCGGTGATTTACTTTTGGGTGGACGCTACCACATATCAAGAGTTCTGGGGGCTGGGGGATTTGGTCGCACTTATTTAGCACAAGATACTCAGCGTCCTGGTAATCCAACTTGTGTTGTGAAACAATTAATGCCAGCACGTCGAGATACAAAATTTTTAGAAGTAGCCCGCAGATTATTTAATACAGAAGCAGAAATTTTAGAAGCCTTGGGGAAACATCCCCAAATCCCGGCGCTGCTGGCTTATTTTGAAGACCAGCAAGAGTTTTATTTAGTAGAAGAGTATATTCCTGGGCATACTTTACACGAAGAATTAGCACCTGTACACGGTGCAAAAAATGAAACTTTTGTAATTGAGATGCTCAAAAGTGTATTAGAAGTTTTAGCATTTGTCCATGAGCATCGAGTAATTCATCGAGACATTAAACCTCATAATATTATTAGAAGTAATCAAGATAATCGCTTAGTTTTAATTGATTTTGGTGCAGTTAAATTAATGCACCCACCAACTAGCGAACAAACAGAATTAGCCACAGTTGCTATTGGTACACGGGGCTATGCACCACCAGAACAATTTGCCGGACATCCGCGCTTATCTAGTGATATTTATGCTTTGGGGATGATGGGAATTCAAGCAATGACTGGTATCTTACCTCAAGAATTACAACCAGATCCAGAGACAGGCAATGTTATGTGGCAACACACAGTACAAGTAAGTGCAGAACTGGGGATGATTTTAGATAAAATGGTGCGTTATCATTTTAGCGATCGCTATCAATCAGCCGCCGCCGTTCTCCAAGACTTAAATCAGATTAGCGATAAGAAATAA
- a CDS encoding type 11 methyltransferase encodes MIAPLLPQGKVLAVDIQPEMLEIIQAYKQEKKITNVKPILATIDNPNLPDASVNLALMVDAYHEFAYPYEVMQGIVKALKPGGRVVLVEYRGENPLIMIKRLHKMTQNQVRKEMQAVGLVWRETKNLLPQQHLMIFEKPVASTTR; translated from the coding sequence TTGATTGCACCTTTATTACCTCAAGGAAAGGTGTTGGCTGTAGATATTCAGCCAGAAATGTTAGAGATTATTCAAGCTTATAAACAAGAGAAAAAAATTACTAATGTTAAGCCAATTTTAGCAACGATTGATAATCCTAACCTGCCTGATGCAAGTGTTAATTTGGCTTTAATGGTGGATGCTTATCATGAATTTGCATATCCTTACGAAGTGATGCAAGGAATTGTCAAAGCCTTAAAACCGGGGGGTAGGGTGGTACTGGTAGAGTACCGCGGGGAAAATCCCTTAATTATGATTAAACGTCTGCACAAGATGACGCAAAACCAGGTACGGAAAGAAATGCAGGCTGTTGGTTTAGTTTGGCGCGAGACAAAAAACTTATTACCCCAGCAGCATTTGATGATATTTGAAAAACCAGTTGCTAGTACAACAAGGTAA
- a CDS encoding IS1 transposase translates to MQCPYCESTEIRKNGKRRGKQNHICTNCDRQFIDVYDPPKGYSEELKQECLKMYLNGMGFRGIERVKGVHHTTIISWVKQRGEKLPDVPQEDAVPEVGELDELETFIGSKKTKSGCGQQ, encoded by the coding sequence GTGCAATGTCCATACTGTGAGTCTACGGAAATTAGAAAGAATGGAAAACGGAGAGGTAAACAAAATCACATCTGTACTAACTGCGATCGCCAATTTATTGATGTGTACGATCCGCCAAAAGGATACTCAGAGGAACTTAAACAAGAATGTTTAAAAATGTATCTTAATGGGATGGGTTTTCGTGGGATTGAACGTGTTAAAGGTGTACATCATACTACTATAATCTCTTGGGTAAAACAAAGAGGAGAAAAGCTGCCAGACGTACCCCAAGAAGATGCTGTACCAGAAGTTGGAGAACTAGATGAATTAGAGACATTCATAGGTTCAAAAAAAACAAAATCTGGTTGTGGACAGCAGTAA
- a CDS encoding IS1 transposase — translation MWTAVNHFTQGILAWVLGDHSAETFEPLWEIVKQWESYFYVTDGWKVYPSFIPDGDQIVSKTYMTRVENENTRLRHYLARLHRKTLCYSKSEQMLRHSIKLLLHYLKYQIVPI, via the coding sequence TTGTGGACAGCAGTAAATCACTTTACTCAAGGTATTTTAGCCTGGGTCTTAGGAGACCATAGTGCGGAAACATTCGAGCCATTATGGGAAATTGTGAAACAGTGGGAAAGCTATTTTTATGTGACCGATGGCTGGAAAGTTTACCCCAGTTTTATACCAGATGGAGACCAAATTGTGAGTAAAACATATATGACGCGAGTAGAAAATGAAAATACCCGATTACGTCATTATCTTGCACGCCTTCACAGAAAAACTTTATGCTATTCCAAATCAGAACAAATGCTGAGACACTCAATTAAATTATTACTTCATTATTTGAAGTATCAAATTGTACCTATATAA
- a CDS encoding periplasmic sensor signal transduction histidine kinase: MRRKFRLRFNLSQKIVFSSLAIFLSIFILCLSIIGHWFTDSLEQNIRQEVASFAERVYQDFQHEQEDLETQVNLIAGRETITLAIEQKDKQKLLQDLLPIRTTLNLDWIKVVNTNGNTLLDTRKSSLVTSKLLDKSITNIAKSGGSFIDFIDVEDSLQILQVVIHPIKSSIKIVGGIIMGNLVDESFLKQIAVGSSKDIVTTKKDTIIASTLSDIKETKWQPPSPNSSTIKTSIQQQAYFAKSIVFKGASQSLITTILYPILQLEKTQSSLWLRLYLLFLLGGTIVTFIGYLIGNKITRPLQAVTQIAKKVTKDANFDLQAPVTTEDEVGVLAISLNQLIQQVKQLLTEQYQAKAKLEAYNQNLEQKIKERTKEVEQKNLDLKNTLNELKQTQSQLIQTEKMSSLGQLVAGVAHEINNPVTFIYGNVEYAENYVKDILQLIQLYQKYYPNPDSNIQDVMKEVEIEYIIQDLPKILTSMKVGAERIHQIVLSLRIFSRLDEAEFKTANVHDGIDSTLLILKHRLKAQTHRPEIQVIKEYCEMPHIKCFAGQLNQVFMNILANAIDALDEAWEKKLCQQPIIRISSECENENICIHIADNGTGIPQKVQSRLFDPFFTTKPIGKGTGLGLSISYQIVTEKHRGSLQCISLPDRGTEFVITIPIR, encoded by the coding sequence ATGCGAAGAAAATTTCGCTTACGCTTTAATCTCAGCCAAAAAATAGTTTTTTCATCTCTAGCTATATTTTTGAGCATATTTATATTGTGTTTATCCATCATTGGACATTGGTTTACTGATAGTCTTGAGCAGAACATTCGCCAAGAAGTCGCAAGTTTTGCAGAAAGAGTTTACCAAGATTTTCAACATGAACAGGAAGATTTGGAAACACAAGTAAATTTGATTGCTGGGCGTGAGACAATTACCTTAGCAATTGAACAAAAAGATAAACAAAAACTTCTACAAGATTTACTCCCTATTAGAACTACTTTGAATTTAGATTGGATAAAAGTAGTTAATACTAATGGCAATACTTTATTGGATACAAGAAAATCTAGTTTAGTTACATCTAAATTACTTGATAAATCTATTACTAACATTGCTAAGAGCGGTGGTAGCTTTATTGATTTTATTGATGTAGAAGATAGTCTACAAATTTTACAAGTAGTAATTCACCCAATCAAATCTTCTATAAAAATTGTAGGTGGAATTATTATGGGTAATTTAGTAGATGAGTCATTTTTAAAACAAATTGCTGTTGGTTCCTCCAAAGACATAGTTACAACAAAAAAAGACACAATTATTGCATCAACGCTATCAGATATTAAAGAAACAAAATGGCAGCCGCCTTCGCCTAATTCGTCCACCATTAAAACATCAATTCAACAACAAGCATATTTTGCTAAAAGTATTGTATTTAAAGGAGCAAGTCAATCTTTAATTACAACTATACTTTATCCAATATTGCAATTAGAAAAAACTCAATCTTCACTTTGGCTACGGCTATATCTTTTGTTTTTATTGGGAGGTACAATTGTTACATTCATAGGATATTTAATTGGCAACAAAATTACCCGCCCTTTGCAAGCTGTAACGCAGATTGCCAAAAAAGTGACAAAAGATGCTAATTTTGATTTACAAGCGCCTGTCACTACTGAAGATGAAGTTGGTGTTCTAGCTATTTCTTTAAATCAGTTAATTCAACAAGTAAAACAACTTTTAACAGAACAGTATCAAGCAAAAGCTAAATTAGAAGCATATAACCAAAATTTAGAGCAGAAAATCAAAGAAAGGACTAAAGAAGTTGAGCAAAAAAATCTTGACTTAAAAAATACTCTAAATGAGCTTAAGCAAACTCAATCTCAATTGATTCAAACTGAAAAAATGTCTTCTTTAGGACAGTTAGTTGCTGGTGTAGCTCATGAAATTAATAATCCGGTAACTTTTATTTATGGTAATGTTGAATATGCCGAAAATTATGTGAAAGATATACTGCAACTAATTCAACTTTATCAAAAGTATTACCCTAATCCAGATTCTAATATTCAAGATGTCATGAAAGAAGTTGAGATTGAATATATTATCCAAGACTTGCCTAAAATCTTGACTTCCATGAAAGTAGGTGCTGAACGTATTCATCAAATTGTTCTTTCTCTGCGAATTTTCTCGCGTTTAGATGAAGCTGAATTTAAAACTGCTAATGTGCATGACGGCATAGATAGTACTTTGTTAATTTTGAAGCACCGCCTTAAAGCTCAAACTCATCGCCCAGAAATTCAAGTAATTAAAGAGTATTGCGAAATGCCGCATATCAAATGTTTTGCAGGTCAATTAAATCAAGTATTTATGAATATCTTGGCAAATGCAATTGATGCTTTAGATGAAGCTTGGGAAAAAAAGCTCTGTCAACAGCCAATAATTCGCATTTCTTCTGAATGTGAAAATGAAAATATCTGCATTCATATTGCTGATAATGGGACAGGAATTCCCCAAAAAGTACAAAGTCGTTTATTTGATCCGTTTTTTACTACTAAACCAATTGGTAAAGGAACCGGTCTAGGCTTATCAATTAGTTACCAGATAGTTACAGAAAAACATCGTGGGTCATTACAATGTATTTCTCTACCAGACAGGGGTACAGAATTTGTGATTACAATTCCAATCCGCTAG
- a CDS encoding phosphate ABC transporter periplasmic phosphate-binding protein translates to MAIVLVLKHTLVLDRPEDESAKKLLRKYYLGQDKSTTKAVILNKEGELIDTLQSTPYSIGAFSLAYSAINQLPVNRLKLNGIEPNKDNFTNGKYQMVRHLGVIWQKAPTPTTQKFIDFIFSSEGHKLLQDKSFIPSN, encoded by the coding sequence TTGGCTATAGTTTTAGTTTTAAAACACACCCTAGTTTTGGATAGACCAGAAGATGAGTCTGCTAAAAAATTACTGCGAAAATACTATTTAGGTCAAGATAAAAGCACTACTAAAGCTGTCATTTTAAATAAAGAAGGAGAGCTAATTGATACTTTACAAAGCACTCCCTATTCAATTGGTGCTTTTTCTTTAGCTTATTCTGCAATTAATCAATTACCAGTCAATCGCCTTAAACTAAATGGTATTGAGCCAAACAAAGATAATTTTACTAATGGTAAATACCAAATGGTGCGTCATCTAGGAGTTATTTGGCAGAAAGCACCTACACCTACCACTCAAAAATTTATTGATTTTATCTTTAGCTCTGAAGGTCATAAACTACTGCAAGATAAAAGCTTTATTCCTAGCAATTAA